Proteins from a genomic interval of Spea bombifrons isolate aSpeBom1 chromosome 4, aSpeBom1.2.pri, whole genome shotgun sequence:
- the E2F7 gene encoding transcription factor E2F7, which yields MDVMSCLTLKDLITAKKSKVDQVMDERSAQKENLFERFRISPRAALKAEPIDLSKQKCFTPERIPVTPVKISDRPLAEPWTPTANLKMLISVASPEIRDREKRKELFRPIENNEQDEVVPETPFDGVDDLDELEKRPSRKQKSLGLLCQKFLARYPSYPMSTEKMTISLDEAASSLGVERRRIYDIVNVLESLHLVSRVAKNQYCWNGQCNLNETLQRLQMDGEKQKYGAQIAYFQQKDLGVKYKLGEGNETSTENRMAPFLEFSEADCTSASASSRKDKSLRIMSKKFVMLFLVSTTKIITLEIAAKILIEESQDAADHSKFKTKVRRLYDIANVLTSLGLIKKVHVTEERGRKPAFKWIGPVDFVPDNEQRMEVTSTTPSPNSKSDSSVIVPSFSKTQSSDSVKRKICCEPSKPRKVQKVCIQDKDSYASKMARLAAICRQEVEDSKNNHCESMRNGVPLPFSVVLPVPMDTECPVQPGLSVSQKRINGHIAASQSEPSNHGFLPNQPYMYVPSSSVLMLCGNLPKEKALDPASDGQTTLDLPKEAASKSPASDNKHLKRQCTDAEESPLSLVLPKKISRVNKNAEFESAPPHKSPNHEENSETVTMQTVQQKMLEDKDGLKNNEQENLNPSALPQYLYVPSGAGLNGFSFLLPASQAAGALGISQSHLASLNVPYVMVPSTALSSFPFFCSHTVPNSLPSVSSPGGMNYNPPTVTPSSHLMISTQSAPPHEPSTDPRPNLPAMNGKPLPTSSAASVNKESPVSLGQPILSLQKSPSPSTPKNIRPVHKGTFFETPGSAQASVSLRKSEGTRSRTSSSAQRRLEIGSSASD from the exons atGGATGTAATGAGTTGTTTAACACTAAAAGATCTGATCACGGCCAAAAAATCTAAAGTGGATCAAGTGATGGATGAAAGGAGTGCCCAGAAg GAAAACTTGTTTGAGAGATTTAGGATAAGTCCAAGGGCTGCTTTGAAAGCGGAGCCAATCGACTTATCGaagcaaaaatgttttactccAGAGAGAATCCCAGTCACCCCAGTAAAAATATCAGACAGGCCACTAGCTGAGCCTTGGACCCCCACGGCCAACCTGAAGATGCTCATTAGCGTAGCAAGTCCTGAAATCCGGGATCGAGAAAAGCGAAAAGAACTCTTCCGTCCGATCGAAAATAATGAACAGGATGAAGTGGTTCCTGAGACTCCG TTTGATGGGGTTGATGACCTTGATGAGTTGGAAAAGAGACCAAGCAGAAAGCAAAAAAGTTTGGGGCTACTATGTCAAAAGTTTTTAGCTCGATATCCTAGCTACCCCATGTCAACAGAGAAGATGACTATTTCTTTGGATGAAGCTGCCTCAAGCCTTG GGGTTGAGCGTAGACGTATTTATGACATCGTGAATGTACTGGAGTCCCTGCATCTAGTGAGCCGTGTAGCTAAGAATCAATACTGTTGGAATGGCCAGTGCAACTTAAATGAGACACTACAAAGACTGCAGATGGATGGGGAGAAGCAGAAATATGGAGCACAGATTGCTTACTTTCAGCAAAAGGATCTGGGTGTGAAATACAAGTTAGGGGAGGGAAACGAAACATCCACGGAGAATCGTATGGCTCCCTTCCTAGAATTCTCTGAAGCAGACTGCACTTCTG CATCTGCAAGCAGTCGTAAGGACAAATCACTGCGTATCATGAGCAAAAAGTTTGTCATGCTGTTTCTTGTATCCACAACCAAGATAATCACTCTTGAAATAGCAGCCAAAATCCTAATTGAGGAGAGCCAGGACGCTGCAGATCACAGCAAATTTAAAA CAAAAGTGCGGCGACTGTATGACATTGCCAACGTGCTGACTAGCCTTGGACTCATAAAGAAAGTGCATGTGACTGAAGAAAGAGGACGAAAGCCAGCATTTAAATGGATTGGGCCTGTTGATTTTGTACCTGACAACG AACAAAGGATGGAAGTCACATCAACTACTCCATCTCCAAACTCCAAAAGTGATTCTTCCGTTATCGTTCCATCATTCAGCAAAACTCAGTCCAGCGACAGTGTAAAGAGGAAAATCTGCTGTGAGCCAAGCAAACCCCGTAAGGTGCAGAAAG TTTGTATTCAGGACAAAGACTCCTATGCCTCGAAAATGGCACGTTTGGCAGCTATATGTAGACAAGAAGTTGAAGATTCCAA AAACAACCATTGTGAATCTATGAGAAATGGTGTCCCGCTTCCCTTCTCTGTTGTTTTACCTGTTCCCATGGACACTGAATGCCCTGTTCAACCTGGGCTGTCTGTGTCTCAGAAGAGAATAAACGGACACATTGCTGCTTCACAATCGGAGCCCAGCAATCACGGTTTTCTGCCAAATCAGCCATATATGTATGTTCCTTCAAGCTCTGTGCTAATGCTGTGTGGAAACCTTCCTAAAGAGAAAGCATTGGACCCTGCATCGGACGGTCAGACAACACTAGATTTGCCAAAGGAGGCCGCCAGTAAATCTCCAGCATCTGATAACAAGCATTTAAAGAGACAATGTACTGATGCAGAGGAGTCTCCACTCTCATTGGTACTACCAAAA AAAATATCCAGGGTGAACAAAAATGCTGAGTTTGAGAGTGCTCCTCCCCACAAGTCCCCAAATCACGAAGAGAACAGTGAAACGGTTACCATGCAAACGGTGCAGCAGAAAATGCTGGAAGATAAGGATGGGTTGAAGAATAATGAGCAAGAAAACCTCAATCCTTCTGCATTGCCGCAGTATCTCTATGTTCCATCAGGAGCTG GTTTAAATGGATTTAGTTTCCTTCTTCCTGCTAGTCAAGCTGCAGGCGCTTTGGGTATCTCTCAAAGCCATCTAGCATCCCTTAATGTTCCTTATGTCATGGTGCCATCCACAGCCTTGTCGTCATTCCCGTTTTTCTGCTCCCATACGGTTCCCAACTCTTTGCCTTCTGTTTCAAGTCCTGGGGGTATGAATTACAACCCTCCTACTGTAACCCCATCTAGCCATTTAATGATCAGCACTCAATCTGCACCACCGCATGAACCCTCTACAGACCCGAGACCCAATCTTCCTGCTATGAATGGGAAGCCTTTACCTACATCCTCTGCGGCTTCCGTTAACAAAGAATCACCTGTTAGTTTGGGCCAGCCAATACTTTCATTGCAGAAG TCACCCTCTCCATCAACGCCCAAGAATATTCGCCCAGTTCACAAAGGCACCTTCTTTGAAACACCTGGCAGTGCTCAAGCTTCCGTGTCTTTGCGGAAAAGCGAAGGGACCAGATCCAGGACCTCCAGCTCCGCTCAGAGGCGGTTGGAAATTGGCAGCAGTGCTAGCGATTGA